A segment of the Lycium ferocissimum isolate CSIRO_LF1 chromosome 10, AGI_CSIRO_Lferr_CH_V1, whole genome shotgun sequence genome:
TTACTTGCCCAATTCATTGCAGAACAGAATTGGTGCAGATATTATTATGGCTCTCGATGATGTCGTGAAAACTACTATCACAGGTCCAAGAATTGAAGAGGCTATGTATCGAACTCTTCGTTGGATAGACAGGTGCATAGCAGGTAATATGATTGAGCAGGCTGTAAATTTCGATGTGGTTATCTTACTGAACTTTATCATTAATCACATTCAGTGGGCAAAAGATAATCTCTATATGATTTGGGTTACGACCAGCAGTAATGTAAGGATTTTCTCTACTTCTTGTTCTGTTGTTTTGTCCGGAAAGGCGGGAGGTTTTTTGAGGATGAGAAGCCCAGAAAAGAGAGAGGAATGATGAAATAATTGAGCTGTTAGCTTTTGGTTAATATGGTTAATATGGCACACTTCGATGATGAAAGGACTCAATTGTCTTATATTTGATGGTAGATGCGATAAGTTAGGAGGTAGAGTTAGATGAAGTTATTATTGAATGTAAAATAATCCTAAAAATTGTGCCCCATTTGTCATGTTATGCTATCACATAGCAGTTAACAAGGGTTAAGTCCAGTCAACACTTTATTGACAGATAGTTGAGTAAGTTTCGCGGTGaaatttggattttttgaagttttttgtTTGTAATTAACTGTTTTCAAAGTTTGCTTTAGAATTTCTCTTTCTAGTGTTAAATTTAGAGTTTCTAAACTAAAATTGCTTTCTTTCTAGTGTTAAATTTAGAGTTTCTAAACTAAAATTGCTGATGTACTTTTACCAGATTCTCATTTTGTGTTTTTCATGCTTTCGTTTGTTATTGGCAGCTCACAAGAGACCACATGAGCAGAATCTTTTTGGTATAGTGCAAGGTGGTTTAGATCCCGTATTAAGGTGACTTACATTGTGACATCCCTGTTGCTTCTGAGATTGCTTTATTGTTTACATAATTATATCTCATTTGACGAactttgttgttcttgtttgttGCTATCAGGGATATATGTGTCAGAGGTTTAGTGGAACGTAATTTGCCTGGGTATGTTCGTAGTTCTGAATATGTACACTCTATCATAAATGTTCAtcaccttgtatttgtaattcttaaagtgtatatatacacattcaAAAGATATATACACATTCATGTTCCTCTTTTAACTTATAAAACTCAAAAGCAGCTTACCAGACAAACCAGACTAGAAGAATTGAGGTTCAACAATCAACTGAGTGAAATGACCGGGTTTACTTGTGTGACAGCTATGCTATTGGTGGTCTTGCAGGCGGTGAAGATAAAGACTCGTTTTGGCGTGTCGTGGCTCAGTGTACTGCTGCACTGCCTGAGCATAAACCACGATATGTAATGGTATATGTCACTCTTATGATGTTCCTTGGTAGATTCAATTTGATGCCTCTATTTTCAGTTCTCCAGTTTTATCTGGCTTCTGATATCTCGACTGCTGTACTCCAGGGGGTGGGTTACCCACTAGACATTGTGGTGTGCAGTGCTTTAGGTGCTGACATGTATGATTGTGTCTATCCTACTCGTACCGCTCGCTTTGGCACAGCTCTTGTACCTGAGGTAATTTTCTGCCCACTACCTCTAAATATTCATAACTTGGTTGGTTCTGGGGATCACACAGTAATAGAATGCTAATTCTCATATTGCATGATAAGAAATCTATAACTGCTAATATTCTAACCCAACACCAATGTTTTGAGTATTCTTGATCTATATGGAAATCTTGTGTGATCCGTAAAACACTAAGAGAGACGATAAGCATGTCGTGGATCTAATAGTCTTATAGTTTAAATCATGCTGAGCTGCTCAAACAATTTTCtgattgtgtacatatatatagtctCCTTCTTAGTAGTACTTAACTCCATTTTGAGTTGAATTCGTACACATATACTACTCTGTCTTCCCTCTGACTTCCATGCGCTCACTACTACAAACAGAGGCTGTTCCCGCTGACAATGggaaatttgtgttataaaaaatgattttcccaCCTCGTTCCCTCCAAACTAGCTCACTGGGGAAACGCATGGTGGGAAACAGGTTCCCATTGAAACGATGGGAAACTTTCTAACTTTTGAGTGTGAAAAcactattattttttcttttctcaccgATTCAATCAAAATATCTGTGAGAATAGCCATTGAACATTTTCATTgggaaaatagtgattttttagtagtggatAAAGTATTCATGACTATGCCTTCTTTGTCTGTGTTAGTGCCTTAGTGGAGACTAGTAGTTCAATGATTTGAAAACTGTAGGAAGTTTTGAGGAAGCTTAGAGGAAACAAACTGTTTTTCCTCTAATTTATCATCTGACTTTATCTTTCTATTATTGACTTAaggtttgtttttattttcccGTGATCCCTTCTGGAAATTTTCTCGCAATGTTGCATAAACTTGGGCACTGAAAACTGAACTCAAACAATTTATGATGAAAATATCATCCACCATTCATTCTGAAGTGGAATAATGCTTTTGCTCATGTGCAGGGAGTTCTAAGACTTAAACACAAGGCAATGGCAGATGATATGCGTTCCATTGATCCCTCATGTGATTGTATGGTAAAGTGAACAGATGATGCTTGACTACTGATGGTCTTATTTTCAAGTTATACACTGTTTGAAATACCATTCATCTCTTGACAGGTCTGTAAAACGTATACCAGGGCTTACATTCATTGCCTTGTCACTAAAGATGCCATGGGATCTCAACTTCTGTCATATCACAACTTATACTATATGATGAAGGTACCGAACACTTGAGTTTATATGGTATTTTCGTTTGTCTATTAGCTCAGTTATGACTTTGAGGTATTCAAATTATGCAGCTTAGCAGAGACTTGCATTCCTCAATTGTTGAAGGACGGTTTCCAGAGTATGTTCACCTCTACCTCTCAATAGATTTCAAGATGAATCACTATCTCAAGCTCATTTTCGGCTCTCTTATTCTTATTTACCTGATAATTTGACATATTTGTTAAATTTTGCAGATTTGTTTGCCAGTTTCTGCAGCAAATGGTAATGAATAATTCCACTACAAACAATGATTTCATTGACTATGCACTTCTCCTGATATACCAAAAAAGCAATTGATGGGcacaacttccttaacctttatcTGCCTATTTTCATGCATCTTATATTTGCTAATACAAATATTTGTTACTGAAAATTGTGGTGGCTTCTAAAATTTGACCTTGTAGTTTCCCCAAGGTGATGTTCCTGAATGGGTCTGCAATGCAATGGAGGTTGCCGGGATTGACATTTCTTCCTGCTGTGCTCCATCTTCATCGCTCCCAGATAAAGTAGACAATACACAAAATCAAGAAGTGAAATAGTAATTATAAACATTTTACATAGGAGCTGAAGAACATAGATATACAGAACTGACGTGTAGTTTGTGCTAACATGCGGAAGGACGGTCATTCAAGAAATTTTTGTAGAGAGTGAAACGAAGTGTCGGCTTTTTGTTAATTAGGTGTCATTCTTCCTAGCTGAAAGAAATTATTCTTCTAgataaagtttttctttttgtcctaGAAAATTTTGTATTGAGCTCTGCCATgtcaaagggaaaaaaaaaaaaaaacattatgtTCAGTGGCCCTTCATAGCTATCATAAGATATTGTTCCTATTTTAAGTATGAAATTGTGCTGCATGGAAGGTTGTGATTGATAGTATCTGAAAATGAGTTTGAACTGGCAGAGCTATTCAGTAACAGATGAAGTCATTCTTGGGTTTCTTGCTCTTTGTGATATTACTATAGGTTAGATTGGTATTCCTCCATTATTACATAAAATCCCTTTTGCTTTTCTAATTTCATTTTTCGCCTTAACAGGCGGGTGCATCTATAGTATAATTTATGAGTTTACGTGAATTCAACTTCTTCCTATATCCTTAGTATATATTTATTGAGaaattttccaaatatagaTAAATATCTGACCATGAATTAACTTATTATTGCATGCTATTAATTTGAGACCCTGATATAAAACTAATTCATAAACATCAAATCCTAAAAACGTATCACCTGACTAAGATGATAATGAAGTGTTCCAGTGATTGGGCAAAGTCCAAGGAAAATATTCTCTCATGACTTTTTGACCTAGAGCTTTGTACCGCACTCAGCAAAACAAAAGAACGAAAGCAAAAAGTTATGGCTGTGATTAGTtgtaaaggaagaaaaaaaaaaaagtgaagttcaGAATTTTGCTTAATGTGGTACGTATCCACATGAATTTTTTCTAAATGAATTTTTCCGAGTTAACTTTGGACATGATGCCAAGTAATTACTTTAGTGCACTCAAAGTAAgcaaaggagaaaaagaaaagtagtACAAATGTTCACATGTCCCTGACCTTTTCTGGCCGATATCACAATCTATGTTACTACGAAGTTTTGCTTTAAACTCGTAATTGGAATTGGAGTGGAAAAGTCTGGGCATAAAGTTCTTAAAAACAAAAGGCGATCTAAATAAGGAGGATataccaaacaacaacaacgtacCAGTATAATCCCATAAAGTATGCTAACGCGATTACATCCTTAGACGTACGCACCTTACCTCTACCTCGGTTTAGAGTATACTGCTTCCCAAGACTCAAAGACGAAAAATAGGCAGCAGCATCAAGCAAAAACAATAGCAAGATAATAAGATAACTGCACTTAAGAAACTACATATAGTAATAGAAATCTAAAAATAAGAGAATACATGAATAATGCTAAAACTTCGGGAACGGAAATGAAATGCGTCTGATTACCCACTACCCTTCTACCCTAATTCTCGACCTCCATACCTTCCTATCACACATGCCTCACTATGTTCTAAGTCATTGCGTCAGCCCCGCCTAATCACCTCATCCAATCCTTCTTCGGCCTACTCTACCCCTCCTCAAACTCACAACCGCCAATCTCTCACACCTCCTTACCAAaacccaacccccccccccccccccccccccacaaccaaaaaaaaaaaaaaaaaaaaaaaggaggaaatacCACTAAAATCTTTTAAATTTGTCCGTTGGCGAATTAATCAGTCGAGCAACATCAAGAGATCACATCAAATGTCATCATTATTTGTACCCTAGCCTCGTTTGAGAACAAAAAAGAGTACTGTATGGATTGAATTTTCATTCCAAAATTGATCGTTTGATTATGATGCAATAGCAAAAAGTAAAAAAACCCTAACTCGTCTTCTggctaaaagaaaaaaaaatgcctaTGAAGTATGAAATATTATAGACTACATAGAATCtgatttatttgattaatgCAGTCACAGTAGAATAGAATTTAGTGTCCAGATGGTTataccaaaaaatatatattaaaataattatgaAGGGATTGGCATATGCCCAAAGTGAGGGAAATAATCTTCTCCCTAGTTgctgaaaatattttccataaaaaatgTTCTTTGacaatcaaataccaaaaaataacttactttttgaaaaacatttttctgaAAGTATGTCTCGTGGCCTGGTGTTTATTAAACACGtccaatttttcatgtgttatgaaaaGGCCAGTTTATGTGCTAATTAAAAAGCAATTTGAGTGACAAAACATCGCTTTCTTTCTACATCATTagttaacttttatttttttggatattACGTGCAAGTATGTCTTATCCCTTTAATGTTAGACTTACATTAATAATTGTGACCAACggtacccatttttttttttttttcaaagattaTAATTTGAGACTAGATCTATCTGCCCTAGTCCATGTCTACTAGGAGTCTAGGATTAACATTAAATATGGTTTAAATTACAACTTGGACATGATCATTATATCTTCAAGATTAATTAAGGGCATAGTCTGAACACTCGTAATTCAAACTGGACTCATTCATTTTAGTCAACCAGTTTATTAACATGGTGTCATGGCACCTAATAACCTACACAGATAACAGACAACGTgaacttttataaataaattttaatttgataagtgATATCATGATGTTTAAGTGTGTATTTAGCTTCACAAGCTAAAATACGGCCAAAAACTATCCATTAGGAACATGTTAAACATGAAAGTTCATGTCCCAACAACATAGATATAATTTTGTTTGAGGTTCACTAATTAAGTACTATACCAAATTTAAAAAAGGGCAACTTAACTTTTCTGACACCTCTAGCTTGATCATTAGGCCACGCTTTCACGGTTCGTATTCGTACCGAAAATCAGAATCAAACGAGCTTTTACCCTTCTGTTCCACACGAGATTTATGTTCTCGTTGAGCTCATCTTAGGACACATGCGTTATCTTTTAACAGATGTGCCTCCCCAGCCAAACTCCCCACCTGACAATGTCCTCCGCCCGGATCGGTAAGTGTGGGAAAAAaggatctttaatttttctctcGCTTCTCTCTAGAATATAGAGAGAGAAATCACTATTCCAAAAATGGCCAGCACTAGCTCACCTATGAATGACTCCGACATGACTGAGGAGGAGGCAGATCTACTCGACAGAAGCATTGACAAACCAAAAGAACACGGCACAACCTACAACAAGGAAGAAAATACCAAAACTACATATTCCCAAAAGCTACTACACGATATGCCTGGTATGAATATTTCCTTTGAATGTAATAAATCTAGTGAGTTACACCTACATGATGAACTCCAAAACCACACCAACCACCCTAATTTTATACCTATCTTTGCTCAAGACAAACAAAGGCTTTACAACCCTTGGAAACAACTTGTTATTAttaaattagtaggaaaccATATGGGATATAACCAACTCCAATCTCGGGTACAAAGACTTTGGGGACCTCATGACCACATTAGACTCACGGACTTGGGCAATAATTACTACCTTATAAAATTCTCCTCACCCAGACTGTATGACAAAGCTCTTCACAACGGACCTAGGTCCCTAGGATCTCAACTGCTTTCTGTTCAACCTTGGACCCCTAAGTTTAACCCACACAAAACACATATCAACTACTCTACCATCTGGATTAGTTTACAAGACTTACCTACTGAATATTACGACATCCAAATGCTTAGAAAAATAGGAAGTACTGTCGGATCTGTCCTTAAAATTGATACGTGTACTACTAATACCACTAGAGGCAGATATGCTAGTTTATGTATCCGTGCTCCATTAGGAATACCTCTTCCTAAAGACATTATGGTTGGGAACCATCTACAAGAAATATACTACGAAATTACAAATCCTCTTTGTATAGTATGCGGATGTTTAGGTCACAATATCCACTCCTGTCCAAACAAAAAAGAACCTCAGACACCC
Coding sequences within it:
- the LOC132035375 gene encoding uncharacterized protein LOC132035375 codes for the protein MALRFEILGRFNRARAARLILPHYECQTPLFMPVGTQGTIKGLTTHQLEDIGCQIILGNTYHLALRPTSELIDELGGLHKFMNWPRALLTDSGGFQMVSLLHLADITEKGVTFQSPVDGKPMLLTPEESIQIQNRIGADIIMALDDVVKTTITGPRIEEAMYRTLRWIDRCIAAHKRPHEQNLFGIVQGGLDPVLRDICVRGLVERNLPGYAIGGLAGGEDKDSFWRVVAQCTAALPEHKPRYVMGVGYPLDIVVCSALGADMYDCVYPTRTARFGTALVPEGVLRLKHKAMADDMRSIDPSCDCMVCKTYTRAYIHCLVTKDAMGSQLLSYHNLYYMMKLSRDLHSSIVEGRFPEFVCQFLQQMFPQGDVPEWVCNAMEVAGIDISSCCAPSSSLPDKVDNTQNQEVK